The Deltaproteobacteria bacterium genome has a segment encoding these proteins:
- a CDS encoding zinc ribbon domain-containing protein, with amino-acid sequence MPIYEYRCVDCSKIFEKIVWNSKNEEICCPDCKGGKVVRLLSPFSKSGGKPGEGVSLPSACGPSSSGFS; translated from the coding sequence ATGCCTATTTACGAATACCGGTGTGTGGATTGTTCTAAAATTTTCGAGAAGATAGTCTGGAATTCCAAAAACGAGGAAATTTGTTGCCCTGATTGTAAGGGCGGTAAAGTCGTTCGCCTTTTATCTCCCTTTTCCAAGTCCGGTGGGAAGCCGGGTGAAGGGGTTTCCCTGCCTTCCGCCTGCGGACCATCTTCTTCGGGATTTTCCTGA
- a CDS encoding branched-chain amino acid ABC transporter permease — translation MLQQSINGLQLGAVYALIALGYTMVYGVLRLINFAHGDIFMFGAFTAYYLISKWDLTLYLVFPLTMAVTALLGFLIEKLAYRPLRSAPKISLLITAVGVSLFLEYFLSLNKLFTPNYIGFPRPFEVVGYDLGLFMVTNIQLIIFLVTALSLFLLYLLIYYTQYGRAMRALSYDREAASLMGIPVDGIISFTFIVGAALAGLGGILYAFAYPQINVFMGIMPGIKSFIAAVLGGIGIIHGAVLGGLIIGLSEVFVSAFLSSTLRDGVIFFILFLVLLLKPSGIFGKRIDKV, via the coding sequence ATCCTTCAGCAATCCATTAATGGCCTTCAGTTAGGTGCGGTCTATGCCTTAATCGCCCTGGGTTATACCATGGTTTATGGCGTCCTGAGGCTTATCAACTTCGCCCACGGCGACATCTTCATGTTCGGCGCTTTTACGGCCTATTATCTCATCTCGAAATGGGACCTGACGCTCTATCTGGTCTTTCCTCTGACCATGGCGGTAACGGCCCTCCTGGGCTTCCTGATCGAGAAGCTGGCCTATAGGCCCTTAAGGTCCGCCCCGAAAATCTCGCTGCTCATCACCGCTGTCGGCGTATCTTTGTTTCTTGAATATTTCCTGAGCCTCAACAAACTCTTTACCCCGAATTATATAGGCTTCCCACGACCCTTTGAGGTGGTCGGCTATGACCTCGGGCTTTTCATGGTGACCAATATCCAGTTGATCATTTTCCTGGTCACCGCCCTTTCGCTGTTTCTGTTGTACCTGCTCATTTATTACACCCAATACGGCCGGGCCATGCGGGCCCTCTCCTATGACCGTGAGGCGGCCTCCCTCATGGGCATCCCGGTGGACGGGATCATCTCCTTCACCTTCATCGTCGGGGCCGCACTGGCCGGCCTCGGCGGCATCCTCTACGCCTTTGCCTATCCTCAGATTAATGTCTTTATGGGCATCATGCCCGGGATCAAATCTTTTATCGCCGCCGTGTTGGGCGGTATCGGTATTATCCATGGGGCCGTGTTAGGCGGCTTGATCATTGGTTTATCCGAGGTCTTCGTTTCAGCCTTCCTGTCGTCGACCCTGCGGGACGGCGTCATCTTTTTTATCCTTTTTCTGGTCTTATTGCTGAAACCGAGCGGGATCTTCGGAAAACGGATCGACAAGGTATGA
- a CDS encoding winged helix-turn-helix transcriptional regulator: MIKKITTVGQGEKNEEDQANFAILCKALSHPARLRIIEYLKEVDQCICGKIVDILPLSQSTVSQHLKILKEANLILGEVDGPRTCYCLNKEMFDKFKNMATDL, encoded by the coding sequence ATGATTAAAAAGATAACGACCGTGGGGCAGGGGGAAAAGAATGAAGAGGACCAGGCAAACTTTGCCATACTGTGTAAGGCCCTTAGCCATCCGGCCCGTCTCAGGATCATCGAATATCTTAAAGAGGTGGATCAGTGTATCTGCGGAAAGATTGTCGATATCCTGCCCTTGTCCCAATCCACGGTCAGCCAACATCTGAAAATACTCAAAGAGGCGAATCTGATTTTGGGCGAGGTGGATGGCCCAAGGACCTGCTATTGCCTAAACAAGGAAATGTTTGATAAATTTAAAAATATGGCTACGGACTTATAA
- a CDS encoding branched-chain amino acid ABC transporter permease, translating to MNFLKNAKRFLLVSALTYLFLKAFFLSGFLSEYMQQIILLSFIIILTSLGLNVIYGYTGQFSLGHAGFYGLGAYMAAYLGTIFKVEGLWTFLPILFMSGTAAGLVGYLVGIPILRLKDDFLAIATLGFGILIRVLLDNSDQFIESLGGSRGFIGIPKIVNLELAFWTTTFLILITRNLIFSRFGLFWQCIKDDELAATAFGLNTASLKLTAFTFGCFLAGLGGALYAYLYSFLHPSNFDFLKSIDFLIIVIVGGMGSITGTIYAGLLWVAVIEGLRFALPAQMLDLRWVLIPVLLILVMMWRPFGLFSRRESRFLGLSDPA from the coding sequence ATGAATTTTTTAAAAAACGCCAAAAGATTCCTGCTGGTCTCGGCCCTTACCTACCTGTTTCTCAAGGCCTTTTTTCTGTCCGGATTCCTTTCGGAATATATGCAACAAATAATCCTTTTATCATTCATCATCATCCTGACCTCGCTGGGCCTTAACGTCATTTATGGATACACCGGCCAATTCTCCCTGGGTCACGCCGGCTTTTACGGCCTTGGGGCCTATATGGCGGCCTACCTCGGGACCATTTTCAAAGTGGAGGGCCTTTGGACTTTCCTGCCGATCCTGTTCATGAGCGGTACGGCAGCCGGTCTGGTCGGATACCTGGTCGGTATCCCTATTTTGCGTCTGAAAGATGACTTCCTGGCCATTGCCACCCTTGGGTTCGGAATCCTGATCAGGGTACTCCTGGACAACTCGGACCAATTCATCGAGTCTCTCGGCGGTTCCAGGGGGTTCATCGGGATTCCCAAGATCGTCAATCTGGAATTGGCCTTCTGGACCACCACCTTCTTAATCCTTATAACCCGAAACCTGATTTTTTCGCGTTTCGGCCTTTTCTGGCAATGTATCAAAGATGATGAACTGGCCGCCACCGCCTTCGGCCTCAATACGGCAAGCCTGAAGTTGACGGCCTTTACCTTCGGCTGTTTCCTGGCCGGCCTGGGCGGCGCCCTGTACGCCTACCTGTACTCCTTTCTGCACCCTTCAAATTTCGATTTCCTGAAGTCGATCGATTTCCTGATCATCGTCATCGTGGGGGGCATGGGGAGCATCACCGGCACCATATACGCCGGACTGTTATGGGTGGCAGTGATCGAGGGGTTACGTTTTGCCCTCCCTGCCCAGATGCTGGATTTGAGGTGGGTCCTCATACCGGTCCTCTTAATCCTGGTGATGATGTGGCGTCCCTTCGGTCTTTTTTCCAGGAGGGAATCCAGGTTCCTGGGGCTGAGTGACCCGGCATGA
- a CDS encoding 4Fe-4S binding protein: MEKFRYLPNVSTLKLDESLCIGCGSCTLVCPHSVFTMNEKKAHIADFDGCMECGACMNNCPVAAIDLRPGVGCAAAIIQSWFKGKVGVSCETETCC, encoded by the coding sequence ATGGAAAAGTTTCGATATCTACCCAATGTTTCCACCCTTAAATTGGATGAATCCCTCTGTATAGGATGTGGTTCCTGCACCCTGGTTTGTCCCCACAGCGTATTTACGATGAACGAAAAGAAGGCCCATATAGCGGATTTTGATGGTTGTATGGAGTGCGGGGCTTGTATGAACAATTGTCCGGTCGCGGCCATCGACCTTCGCCCGGGGGTGGGCTGTGCCGCTGCCATCATCCAATCCTGGTTTAAAGGGAAAGTCGGGGTTTCCTGCGAAACCGAAACCTGTTGTTAG
- a CDS encoding ABC transporter substrate-binding protein — MKKIFSALIFGLALMSTLLTVQARETIKLGLIVPLTGDVKTFGESAKNGFQIALEEYARTGKYQITTVIVDDRNDATEGINGALKLITQDKVYGLIGPLTSKVAIPVSEIAEKNKVPMVTGTATNPKVTVHDNKRKPYVFRACFIDPFQGRVAANFAAKELKAKTAAVLYDVGNDYSKGLAEFFKTTFEKSKGKIVGFESYQKDDVDFSALITKVGLKKPEVIFIPDYYNKVALIAKQVREKGLKSVLVGGDGWDSSELIKTGGTAIVGGYFTNHYSPERKDKIAETFIDQYKQKFGHLPDTFAALGYDATMIYLQSLEKSRKAAPEEIMKVLTGLKNYKGVTGTINFDRNGDAIKSAVILKVDKEGFKYMTTVNP, encoded by the coding sequence ATGAAGAAAATTTTTTCCGCTCTGATTTTCGGACTTGCTTTAATGTCCACCCTCTTAACAGTCCAGGCCAGGGAAACCATCAAACTGGGCTTGATCGTCCCTTTGACCGGAGATGTCAAAACCTTTGGCGAATCGGCCAAGAATGGTTTCCAGATTGCCTTGGAAGAATACGCCAGGACAGGCAAATATCAGATAACGACTGTTATTGTCGATGACCGTAATGACGCCACCGAGGGGATCAATGGGGCACTCAAACTGATCACCCAGGACAAGGTCTACGGTCTCATCGGACCCTTGACTTCGAAAGTCGCCATCCCGGTAAGCGAAATCGCCGAAAAAAATAAAGTGCCCATGGTAACCGGTACGGCCACCAATCCCAAGGTAACGGTCCATGACAACAAGAGAAAGCCCTATGTCTTCAGGGCCTGTTTCATCGACCCTTTTCAAGGCCGTGTGGCCGCCAATTTTGCCGCCAAGGAGCTGAAAGCCAAGACCGCAGCCGTGCTTTATGATGTGGGCAACGATTATTCCAAAGGCCTGGCTGAATTTTTCAAAACCACCTTTGAAAAAAGCAAGGGGAAGATTGTCGGCTTTGAATCCTATCAGAAAGATGACGTGGATTTCTCCGCCCTCATCACCAAGGTGGGCTTGAAAAAACCCGAGGTCATCTTTATCCCCGACTACTACAACAAGGTTGCCCTTATTGCCAAGCAGGTCCGGGAGAAAGGTCTGAAATCGGTCCTGGTGGGGGGGGACGGCTGGGATTCCTCGGAGCTGATTAAGACCGGAGGGACGGCCATTGTCGGAGGATACTTCACCAACCATTACTCCCCGGAGAGAAAGGACAAAATTGCCGAAACCTTTATCGACCAATACAAGCAAAAATTCGGGCACCTTCCGGACACCTTTGCTGCCCTGGGTTATGACGCAACCATGATATACCTCCAATCACTGGAAAAATCCCGGAAAGCCGCGCCGGAAGAAATCATGAAGGTCTTGACCGGTCTCAAAAACTACAAAGGCGTGACCGGTACGATAAACTTCGACAGGAACGGGGACGCCATCAAATCAGCCGTCATTTTGAAGGTGGACAAAGAAGGCTTCAAATACATGACAACGGTTAACCCGTGA